Proteins encoded together in one Nitrospira sp. SG-bin1 window:
- a CDS encoding YajQ family cyclic di-GMP-binding protein, protein MADQFSFDVVSEVNMQELKNALDQATKEIKQRFDFKDSKTEITLKEKEKELVVVSDDEYKLKAVQEIIKAKCVKRGVSLKAFAQGAIEPALSGTVRQVAKIQSGLATDKAKEITKAIKDSKLKVQAQIKGEQVRVLGKSKDELQSAIAFLKGQDFDIDLQFANFR, encoded by the coding sequence GTGGCTGATCAGTTTTCATTCGACGTAGTGTCGGAAGTGAATATGCAAGAATTGAAGAACGCGCTGGATCAGGCGACGAAAGAGATCAAGCAGCGGTTCGACTTCAAGGATTCGAAGACGGAGATCACGTTGAAAGAGAAAGAAAAGGAGTTGGTCGTCGTGTCGGATGATGAGTACAAGCTCAAGGCGGTGCAGGAGATCATCAAGGCGAAATGCGTAAAGCGCGGGGTGTCGCTGAAAGCATTCGCCCAGGGTGCGATCGAGCCGGCGTTGAGCGGGACGGTGCGCCAGGTCGCGAAGATTCAAAGCGGACTCGCCACGGACAAGGCGAAGGAGATTACGAAGGCGATCAAGGATTCCAAATTGAAAGTCCAAGCTCAGATCAAGGGCGAACAGGTGCGGGTGTTGGGGAAGAGCAAGGATGAATTACAGTCGGCGATCGCGTTCTTGAAAGGCCAGGACTTCGACATCGATTTGCAGTTCGCGAATTTCCGATAA
- a CDS encoding carbon starvation protein CstA, producing MNIARILLWIFLSLLGAVALAQVAGLVSPAEKVNGLWLVVAAACMYVLAYRFYGRWIARRVVGLNNQHVTPAVRLNDGVNFHPTNKVVLFGHHFAAIAGAGPLLGPVLAAQFGFMPGFLWLVIGAVLAGAVQDFIILVASMRRNGRSLPEIAHDELGSITGTATAVAVLFIVVVALAGLGFAVVNALYHNAWGTFTIAMTIPIGLLMGFYLQKFRPGAVADVSILGVVLLIGAVLFGRVVAQSSYAWFFEFDKPALVWLLAGYGFLASVLPGWMLLVPRGYLSTFMKLGVVFLLGFGVILMAPTIEMPRVTTFADGGGPIIPGTLFPFLFITIACGAISGFHSLVSSGTTPKMIEQESQAVVGYAAMLLESFVGVMALIAASVLIPGDYLAINTTLGAEALAAMGFPPARIAELSQLVEVDVAGRPGGAVSLAVGMASIFSALPGMSGLMAYWYQFALVFEALFILTTIDTGTRVARYLIQEMAGRVYAPFRRINWVPGVMLSSGLVVGAWAYLIGTGSISTIWPMFGAANQLLGMLALCIGTTVLIKMRKSSYLWVTVPPMLFVGLITLTGSYEMFRMFLKKAATLAAGQAFALYLDAVLVASVAVLGLIVLSDSVRQWYGYVVLKKPFTSSEVIVMAGGGAAARMRTAIHREDEKGFKLPHGTGCC from the coding sequence ATGAATATCGCGCGGATATTGCTCTGGATCTTCTTGTCTCTTCTTGGCGCCGTCGCCCTCGCTCAGGTCGCGGGACTCGTCAGTCCCGCAGAAAAAGTGAATGGACTCTGGTTGGTCGTGGCGGCGGCCTGCATGTATGTGCTGGCCTATCGATTTTATGGCCGATGGATCGCCAGGCGGGTCGTCGGGCTCAACAACCAGCATGTCACGCCGGCCGTGCGCTTGAATGACGGCGTGAATTTTCATCCCACGAACAAAGTCGTGCTGTTTGGTCACCACTTTGCGGCGATTGCGGGAGCCGGGCCGTTACTCGGACCGGTGCTGGCCGCGCAGTTTGGATTCATGCCCGGTTTTCTGTGGCTGGTGATCGGGGCGGTGCTCGCCGGGGCCGTACAGGACTTCATTATCCTCGTTGCTTCAATGAGGCGCAACGGGCGCTCGCTGCCCGAAATCGCTCATGATGAACTCGGCTCGATCACCGGGACGGCGACGGCGGTAGCGGTGTTGTTCATCGTGGTGGTGGCGCTCGCGGGGTTGGGGTTTGCCGTCGTGAATGCGCTCTACCACAATGCCTGGGGTACGTTCACGATCGCCATGACGATTCCGATCGGCCTCCTCATGGGCTTCTATCTCCAGAAGTTTCGTCCGGGCGCGGTGGCGGACGTGTCGATCCTTGGAGTCGTTCTGTTGATTGGTGCCGTGCTGTTCGGTCGTGTCGTGGCACAGTCGTCCTACGCGTGGTTCTTTGAATTCGACAAGCCGGCGCTGGTCTGGCTCTTGGCCGGGTATGGTTTCCTCGCATCGGTGTTGCCGGGATGGATGTTGCTGGTGCCGCGCGGGTACCTGTCCACGTTCATGAAGCTCGGGGTGGTCTTTTTGCTTGGGTTCGGCGTCATCCTCATGGCGCCGACCATCGAGATGCCGCGCGTGACGACGTTTGCCGATGGCGGCGGGCCGATTATTCCCGGCACGCTCTTTCCCTTTCTCTTTATCACGATTGCCTGCGGAGCCATCTCGGGCTTTCATTCATTGGTGTCATCCGGCACGACACCGAAGATGATCGAACAGGAGTCGCAGGCCGTAGTGGGCTACGCGGCGATGCTCCTGGAAAGTTTTGTCGGTGTCATGGCGTTGATCGCGGCGTCGGTGCTGATTCCCGGAGACTATTTGGCGATCAATACGACGTTAGGTGCGGAGGCATTGGCGGCTATGGGGTTCCCGCCGGCGCGAATTGCGGAGTTGTCGCAATTGGTCGAGGTGGATGTCGCGGGTCGGCCCGGAGGGGCTGTATCTTTGGCGGTCGGGATGGCATCCATCTTTTCGGCGCTGCCCGGCATGTCCGGACTGATGGCCTATTGGTATCAATTTGCGCTGGTGTTCGAGGCATTGTTTATCCTGACGACGATCGATACGGGGACGCGCGTGGCACGGTATCTCATTCAAGAGATGGCAGGGCGTGTGTATGCGCCCTTTCGTCGGATCAATTGGGTGCCGGGTGTGATGCTGAGCAGCGGTCTGGTCGTGGGAGCCTGGGCGTATTTGATCGGGACGGGGAGCATTTCGACGATTTGGCCCATGTTCGGCGCCGCCAATCAGCTGCTGGGCATGTTGGCGCTCTGCATTGGGACGACGGTATTGATTAAAATGCGGAAGTCGTCCTATCTGTGGGTGACGGTGCCGCCGATGCTCTTCGTGGGATTGATCACACTGACCGGTTCCTATGAAATGTTCCGGATGTTCTTGAAGAAGGCGGCGACATTGGCGGCGGGACAAGCCTTTGCCCTGTATCTGGACGCGGTATTGGTGGCATCGGTGGCCGTGTTGGGCCTGATCGTCTTAAGTGACAGTGTCAGGCAGTGGTACGGCTATGTGGTCTTGAAGAAGCCGTTTACCTCCAGTGAAGTTATCGTGATGGCCGGTGGGGGGGCGGCGGCGCGGATGCGGACGGCGATTCATCGTGAAGATGAGAAAGGGTTTAAGTTGCCGCATGGAACGGGGTGTTGTTAG
- a CDS encoding sulfopyruvate decarboxylase subunit beta: MRPEQGTLISRAQAMQALLELLTDQPVIICNGFPSREAQKIADRPTHFYMIGSMGNAPAIALGVALAKPNKQVITFDGDGNVLMGMGTLATVGALKPKNFIHVVFDNEVYGTTGNQPTISNVVPLEKVAKSAGYVNVERVLDREDLVYEFKQMLNKDGPSMLLVKVNEFVEDAGRVLLDPPDITRRFMKAIE; the protein is encoded by the coding sequence ATGAGGCCGGAGCAAGGCACGTTGATCAGCCGCGCCCAGGCCATGCAGGCCTTGCTGGAGTTGCTGACCGACCAACCCGTCATCATCTGTAACGGCTTTCCCTCGCGTGAAGCGCAGAAGATTGCGGATCGGCCCACCCATTTCTACATGATCGGCTCCATGGGGAATGCACCGGCGATCGCGCTCGGTGTCGCGCTCGCCAAGCCGAATAAACAAGTGATTACCTTCGACGGCGACGGGAATGTTCTGATGGGAATGGGCACACTCGCCACAGTCGGCGCGTTGAAACCGAAAAACTTCATCCATGTCGTATTCGACAACGAAGTGTATGGAACGACGGGGAACCAGCCGACGATCTCCAACGTGGTCCCGCTGGAGAAAGTGGCGAAGTCGGCGGGGTACGTGAATGTAGAGCGGGTCCTTGATCGCGAGGATCTCGTCTACGAATTCAAACAGATGCTGAACAAGGACGGGCCCAGCATGTTGCTCGTCAAGGTGAACGAATTTGTCGAAGACGCCGGCCGCGTCCTGCTCGATCCGCCGGACATCACCCGTCGGTTCATGAAGGCGATTGAGTGA
- a CDS encoding phosphoenolpyruvate mutase, with amino-acid sequence MTNAARLRTALKRPGALKIVGAHDALSARLIERAGFDGVWASGFAISASLKCIPDASFITSSEQLDVERNIVEAVSIPVIADCDTGYGNALNVMRTVTDRERAGVAAICIEDNVYPKRCSFYAGVRRELIPIEEHCGKIRAAKAAQMSPEFMVIARTEALIAGWGQEEALKRAEAYADAGADAILIHSKSKKFDELKAVYKLWSGRVPLVVVPTIFDQTTAADMEAAGAKIIIYANQPVRAAIRAMTDTLDLIKKDTRPGAANDRIVTLPEVYDIVGVPQMEQDEKQFLPVGSERITAIIAAAGFEKQLLPLIEDKPKCLLDIKGKTILDRQISALNECDIKEIALVRGYKKEAITLSNIRYYDNDRYESTGELFSIFCAENELKGRTIMLYGDIMFDQAVLEKLLKSPADIALVVDLAWLDEARHGAQPSHINPDLVSLAVPPSSQSLSRFVMPEGEQRILRIGQQLPHEQAHGEFIGMAMFSEKGAQILRDCYRSAQEKYKSTGFHEAGSFIKASFTDMVQELIDRGHTVQAVPIFKGWMEVDSFEEYQKAWAKTRQ; translated from the coding sequence ATGACCAACGCCGCAAGACTTCGAACCGCCCTCAAAAGGCCGGGTGCCTTGAAAATAGTCGGGGCTCACGATGCCCTCAGCGCCCGTCTGATCGAACGCGCCGGTTTCGACGGTGTCTGGGCGAGCGGCTTCGCCATTTCCGCTTCTCTTAAATGTATCCCTGATGCAAGTTTCATCACCTCGAGCGAGCAACTCGACGTCGAACGGAACATCGTCGAGGCTGTGAGTATCCCTGTGATCGCCGATTGCGACACGGGATATGGCAATGCCCTGAACGTCATGCGGACCGTCACCGACCGTGAGCGGGCTGGTGTGGCCGCCATCTGCATAGAAGACAACGTCTATCCGAAGCGTTGCAGTTTCTACGCGGGTGTTCGACGAGAATTGATCCCCATCGAAGAGCACTGTGGCAAGATTCGAGCCGCCAAAGCGGCCCAGATGTCCCCGGAATTCATGGTCATCGCCCGAACCGAGGCCCTCATCGCCGGATGGGGGCAGGAAGAAGCGTTGAAGCGGGCCGAAGCCTATGCGGACGCGGGCGCCGATGCCATCCTGATCCATTCAAAATCAAAAAAGTTCGACGAGCTGAAGGCAGTGTACAAATTGTGGTCCGGGCGCGTCCCGCTGGTCGTAGTCCCCACGATTTTCGACCAGACCACCGCGGCAGACATGGAGGCAGCCGGGGCAAAGATCATCATCTATGCCAACCAGCCGGTACGGGCAGCCATTCGTGCAATGACAGACACGTTGGACCTCATCAAGAAGGACACACGCCCAGGGGCTGCGAATGACCGAATCGTCACGCTCCCGGAAGTCTATGACATTGTCGGTGTTCCGCAAATGGAACAAGACGAGAAACAGTTCCTCCCGGTAGGCAGCGAACGCATTACCGCGATCATCGCCGCCGCCGGATTCGAAAAACAGCTCCTACCCTTGATTGAGGACAAGCCCAAGTGTTTGCTCGACATCAAGGGGAAAACGATCCTCGATCGCCAGATCAGCGCGCTCAACGAGTGCGACATCAAAGAAATTGCGTTGGTTCGGGGGTACAAAAAGGAAGCGATCACGCTGTCGAACATCCGTTACTACGATAACGATCGGTATGAGAGTACCGGCGAGCTCTTTTCCATCTTCTGCGCCGAAAACGAACTAAAGGGCCGGACCATCATGTTGTACGGCGACATTATGTTCGACCAGGCGGTGCTGGAAAAGTTGCTGAAGAGCCCGGCTGATATCGCGCTGGTGGTGGATCTCGCCTGGTTGGACGAGGCCCGGCACGGCGCGCAGCCGTCTCATATCAATCCGGACCTCGTGTCCCTCGCCGTGCCGCCGAGTTCACAATCCCTGTCGCGTTTCGTCATGCCTGAAGGCGAGCAACGCATTCTGCGCATCGGTCAACAGTTGCCCCATGAACAGGCGCATGGAGAATTCATCGGCATGGCCATGTTTTCTGAAAAGGGCGCGCAGATACTTCGCGACTGCTATCGGTCCGCGCAAGAGAAGTACAAATCGACCGGCTTCCATGAAGCCGGCAGCTTCATCAAGGCCTCCTTCACCGACATGGTTCAGGAGCTCATCGACCGTGGCCATACTGTCCAGGCCGTGCCGATTTTTAAGGGGTGGATGGAGGTCGACTCCTTCGAGGAATACCAGAAGGCCTGGGCCAAGACTCGGCAGTAA
- a CDS encoding acriflavin resistance protein, with protein MWLTLLALRNRIGILMLSLAMVVLGLTSLQRLPVDLFPQIQVPVAFVGVVYKGAPPLDIEQSVVYPIEKAVSSASNVEHVESFSKQGLGAVQIWFNWGADINVGQMEVMQRITQILNSLPPGILQPFIVKFDVSNIPISLVSVSSDELDERALYDLAYNTIAPQIEQIANVAAATVEGGKIRQITINLDPALLSARGLSILDIVKSVKASNLILPSGDIKAGNLDYNVFTNNQFRTVDPIQDVIVKVNQQGNPVRVRDVGTVTDSSDIQTNIVHADGARSVFLRVNKQPIANTVEVVDALRAALPKMFGIPEGVKLGISFDQSLYIRQSINNLIEQALHGSLLAAAVILIFLRNLTSTAIISVAIPLSMLVTFIVLYFTGQTLNIFTLGGLALGIGRLVDDSIVELENIQRHLNTNPDRWRSILEAAREVAMPILASTVTTVVVFLPMFFLVGIARLLLIPLTVTIAIALFTSFLISRTVTPALCYKFLKSEQEVRRTIPGWLTPLMDSSRRRYESLDSGYHESLQWVLGHRRLFIAMVLLIFVGSLTLVPMIGTEFLPVSDESQFRIVLRAPVGQRVEKTEQQVSEVERVLRANIPATELETIVSSTGILSQGRASLFNPNTGPHTSSIQVYLVSPDKRIRTQVEIMNEVRPKIVKLFPGVSMYFDPGGLVKRVTSFGSQKAVDVEIYGYDFEKARGVIARVKEIMERTPGLADIEPSREENYPEVNVTVDREKAALLGISETDVANAVLFSLNGNGQTDPIIYTDPQSGNEYFISAWLAEEHRKDLSDLENILLTTKSGDPVLLKNIASLKLNAGPVKVDRKYFQRVVHITANPTTRSLGEIAEDLESSFATLQLPAGFSIKLAGQIQQQRETFQGLQFATILALLLVYMVMAAQFKSLIDPFIIMFSVPMGFPGVILILFLTNTTFSTASLMGIIMMFGIVVSNGVLLVDYTNVLRRRGEPLYQAVVTAARTRLRPILMTSLATVFGLLPMAIGVGTGAETNAPLARAVVGGLSMSTLLTLFLVPTMYLILEERFPRRLEEAMNDREPTPAGAPPFRSDSP; from the coding sequence ATGTGGCTGACTCTACTTGCATTGCGCAATCGCATCGGCATCCTGATGCTGTCCCTGGCGATGGTGGTATTGGGGCTCACGTCTCTCCAACGTTTACCGGTTGATCTTTTCCCTCAAATCCAGGTACCTGTCGCCTTCGTTGGAGTCGTCTACAAAGGAGCACCTCCGCTCGACATCGAACAGAGCGTCGTCTACCCGATCGAAAAAGCCGTCAGTTCCGCTTCCAATGTCGAACATGTCGAGTCGTTCAGCAAGCAGGGCCTCGGAGCCGTGCAGATCTGGTTCAACTGGGGGGCGGACATTAACGTGGGTCAAATGGAGGTGATGCAGCGCATCACCCAGATTCTCAATAGCCTCCCACCCGGCATTCTCCAGCCCTTTATCGTCAAGTTCGACGTCTCCAACATACCCATTTCGCTCGTTTCGGTATCGAGTGATGAGCTGGACGAGCGGGCGCTTTATGACCTCGCCTACAACACGATCGCCCCCCAGATCGAGCAGATCGCCAATGTGGCGGCCGCAACGGTCGAGGGAGGCAAGATCCGCCAGATCACTATCAACCTTGATCCGGCGTTGCTCAGTGCCCGTGGACTTTCCATTTTGGACATTGTGAAGTCCGTCAAAGCCTCGAATTTGATTCTGCCTTCCGGCGATATCAAAGCCGGCAACCTTGATTACAATGTATTTACGAATAATCAGTTTCGAACGGTGGACCCGATCCAGGATGTCATCGTGAAGGTGAATCAACAGGGCAACCCGGTCCGCGTGCGCGACGTCGGAACCGTGACAGACTCATCCGACATCCAAACGAACATCGTCCATGCCGATGGTGCCCGATCCGTATTTCTCCGTGTCAACAAACAACCGATCGCCAATACGGTCGAAGTCGTGGATGCCCTGCGTGCCGCACTCCCCAAGATGTTTGGCATCCCCGAAGGGGTGAAACTCGGCATTTCGTTCGACCAATCGCTCTACATCCGTCAATCCATCAACAACTTGATCGAACAAGCCCTCCACGGTTCCCTGTTGGCGGCAGCCGTGATTCTGATCTTCTTGCGCAACCTCACGAGTACGGCGATCATTTCCGTGGCCATACCGCTCTCCATGCTCGTGACGTTTATCGTCCTCTATTTTACCGGTCAAACTCTTAACATCTTTACGCTCGGCGGACTCGCCCTTGGGATTGGCCGGCTGGTCGATGACTCCATCGTGGAGCTGGAGAACATCCAGCGTCACCTCAATACCAATCCCGACCGATGGCGGAGCATCCTTGAAGCCGCGCGGGAAGTCGCGATGCCGATCTTGGCATCGACCGTCACCACGGTGGTGGTTTTCCTTCCGATGTTCTTCCTTGTCGGAATCGCGCGACTATTGCTGATTCCGTTGACCGTGACGATCGCTATCGCGCTCTTCACCTCTTTCCTAATCTCCCGCACCGTGACACCGGCGCTTTGTTACAAGTTCCTCAAGTCCGAGCAAGAAGTTCGACGAACAATTCCTGGCTGGTTGACTCCACTGATGGATTCGAGTCGCCGTCGATACGAGTCCCTCGATAGCGGTTACCACGAGTCGTTGCAGTGGGTGCTGGGACATCGTCGGCTCTTTATCGCCATGGTGCTGTTGATCTTCGTCGGATCGCTCACGTTGGTTCCGATGATCGGGACGGAGTTTCTGCCGGTTTCCGATGAGAGTCAGTTCCGCATCGTCCTGCGGGCGCCGGTCGGACAACGGGTTGAAAAGACGGAACAACAGGTTTCAGAAGTTGAACGGGTGCTCCGCGCCAATATTCCCGCGACCGAATTGGAAACGATTGTGTCGAGTACGGGTATCCTATCGCAAGGCCGCGCGTCGCTCTTCAATCCCAATACCGGGCCGCACACATCTTCCATTCAAGTGTACTTGGTCTCACCTGACAAGCGGATCAGAACTCAAGTCGAGATCATGAACGAGGTGCGCCCCAAGATCGTCAAACTGTTCCCCGGCGTCTCGATGTATTTCGATCCCGGCGGTCTCGTCAAACGCGTCACCAGCTTCGGCTCCCAAAAAGCCGTGGACGTGGAAATTTATGGCTACGACTTCGAGAAAGCGCGAGGCGTCATCGCTCGTGTCAAGGAGATCATGGAACGGACTCCCGGCTTGGCGGATATTGAACCGAGTCGGGAAGAAAACTATCCGGAGGTCAATGTCACCGTCGATCGGGAGAAGGCGGCTCTGCTCGGCATCAGCGAGACCGACGTGGCCAACGCCGTGCTGTTTTCTTTGAACGGAAACGGCCAGACCGACCCGATCATTTATACGGATCCGCAGAGCGGCAATGAGTACTTCATCAGCGCTTGGCTGGCCGAGGAGCACCGAAAGGATCTGTCCGATCTGGAGAACATCCTTCTCACCACCAAATCCGGTGACCCCGTCTTATTGAAGAACATCGCGTCTCTCAAGTTGAACGCCGGGCCCGTGAAGGTGGATCGGAAGTATTTCCAGCGTGTCGTCCATATCACGGCCAATCCGACCACCCGTTCCCTCGGTGAGATCGCCGAAGATCTTGAGTCCTCATTCGCCACTCTCCAGTTGCCGGCTGGCTTCAGCATCAAGCTGGCTGGGCAAATCCAGCAACAGCGAGAAACCTTCCAAGGGTTGCAGTTCGCGACCATCCTGGCACTTCTGCTGGTCTACATGGTCATGGCCGCCCAATTCAAATCCCTCATCGATCCCTTCATCATCATGTTTTCGGTGCCCATGGGATTTCCCGGTGTGATCTTAATACTGTTCCTCACGAACACGACGTTCTCCACCGCGTCGTTGATGGGCATCATCATGATGTTCGGAATTGTCGTTTCAAACGGCGTCTTACTGGTCGATTACACCAACGTGCTGCGCCGCAGAGGTGAGCCGCTTTATCAGGCCGTCGTGACCGCCGCGCGAACCAGGCTGCGCCCGATTCTCATGACATCGCTCGCGACGGTCTTCGGACTTCTTCCGATGGCGATCGGAGTCGGAACCGGCGCCGAAACGAATGCGCCGCTCGCACGGGCGGTGGTGGGAGGGTTAAGCATGTCCACCCTCCTCACGCTATTTCTCGTCCCGACAATGTATCTGATCCTGGAAGAACGTTTTCCGAGAAGACTTGAAGAGGCGATGAACGACCGCGAACCGACTCCCGCCGGAGCGCCTCCGTTCCGGAGCGACTCGCCTTAA
- a CDS encoding S-adenosylmethionine decarboxylase, whose protein sequence is MVGSGKAWGLCTAVDLHDCNPELIRDANHIKRYVVELCELIGMKRYGECQVVDFGEGRVAGYSMVQLISTSLISGHFANETNHAYLDIFSCKGYDPAVVESFSKEFFGARRSVATATLRY, encoded by the coding sequence ATGGTGGGAAGCGGCAAGGCATGGGGGCTCTGCACCGCCGTTGACCTCCACGATTGCAATCCCGAGCTTATACGTGATGCGAATCATATCAAGCGCTATGTGGTGGAGCTCTGCGAGCTCATCGGCATGAAGCGCTACGGTGAATGCCAAGTCGTCGATTTTGGCGAAGGCCGCGTCGCCGGCTATTCCATGGTGCAATTGATCTCGACCTCCTTGATCAGCGGTCATTTTGCCAATGAAACCAATCACGCCTACCTCGACATTTTCAGCTGCAAGGGGTATGATCCCGCGGTCGTCGAATCGTTTTCGAAGGAGTTTTTCGGCGCCCGCCGTAGTGTCGCGACTGCTACGCTCCGGTACTAA